One stretch of Pomacea canaliculata isolate SZHN2017 linkage group LG11, ASM307304v1, whole genome shotgun sequence DNA includes these proteins:
- the LOC112576248 gene encoding uncharacterized protein LOC112576248, which produces MAIRLSCFLSISGRRFFSFLLYLFIVGVKAQDRKITCSIEPVKLHQDTVLTCNFPEDLSVTQKEFTVYHYNKGPDSDSKLDCWWLKGSLHCTIGSDIEFNEIVSRTLNLTIRNVTSDHTGRYACQVNGYQASDFHTCDLKLKNGSDSCDITYDRSELKARLTCFSNKTDSLIGSNITVYRHVGKNKTGKEAGHSLEIGLTLGVLLLAALLTAGIIMFVRHKRNKSILCFMAKPNTEQAGEASQEMLEHEAVERTSNNKVTEEFKEYLLDKVKKMYPKYLESFYFVPPVYFNRGRYQKQCLEGHDVYVPDPPDPSDVRHDQAMQRVLHCLRRMAEQHEEQMFVLTQFKYEDYLNRPIRQYKRNHLPMPSSLKGVDKSVGCFDILIVHRHQGVLVLVVKEADPQDGEQDKEISAKLTEGLKQLKLAKRMVKHLLRDRPKIPKIQQAVILPNCNSESLSQVLDRSTNLEKEIREYLELNDSDDPTVLFLCAEHLSEPEKPWDVSLDVVKSVGNWWNKLMGAPHTDEAMTDDIYQSMITRFCGPATRSTLQATDGYKRLVLPKTLAEAVSLTGDLYRRQVLYPDMIKLLQEPKMFLAGPRSTGKTTMLTITGTKWLRSGKNVFIVKDSSSKGCSFFSHIHESLEKKLVKNFTFGRSNGHVIHADCDFSSEEGRDNCIKDIMSQTTDTKHLCVLIEAHPEGKNEKEFCEQLIDKAEDICLWIVSHDTNDCPVMGKSHSKTLTTALNCPPAVVREVGQKSNLGYSNKYEFPPPTDGPPVKHVYHSLEDHRQQSDCCWTCGNEVGRFLSEIFSEQESVVPQEPKHRVKRNLITHTTMQTSSLRYKDVLIVFECSFKDDDNFLNALRHSNIPVRTLENHEASTDDDKTAYAMSVTDMQVYRPKRKIVVYVEMDEQIDYSEYKERALASCTSQLILVHCKET; this is translated from the exons ATGGCGATACGTTTATCTTGTTTCCTTTCTATCTCTGGTAGAAGattcttcagttttctgttgTATCTCTTTATTGTTGGTGTCAAAGCACAAG ATCGGAAGATAACATGCTCCATTGAACCAGTGAAACTACACCAGGACACGGTCCTCACTTGCAATTTCCCTGAGGACCTTAGTGTCACCCAAAAAGAATTTACCGTCTACCATTATAATAAAGGCCCTGATTCAG ATTCTAAACTGGACTGCTGGTGGCTCAAAGGTTCTTTGCATTGTACGATTGGATCAGACATTGAGTTCAACGAGATTGTCAGCAGGACTCTGAACCTAACCATCAGAAACGTGACTTCGGATCACACAGGCAGATATGCCTGTCAGGTGAACGGTTATCAAGCCAGCGATTTTCACACATGCGACTTGAAACTAAAGAATG GAAGCGACAGTTGCGACATTACCTACGACAGATCCGAACTTAAAGCAAGGCTGACctgtttttcaaacaaaaccGACTCATTGATAGGAAGTAACATCACTGTGTACAGGCATGttggcaaaaataaaacag GAAAGGAAGCAGGCCATTCTTTGGAAATTGGATTAACATTGGGAGTGCTGCTTTTGGCTGCATTACTAACGGCGGGAATCATCATGTTTGTGAGACATAAACG AAACAAATCAATCCTGTGTTTTATGGCTAAGCCCAATACAGAACAAGCGGGTGAAGCAAGTCAAGAGATGCTTGAACAT GAAGCCGTAGAGCGGACAAGTAACAACAAAGTGACAGAAGAGTTCAAAGAATATCTTTtagacaaagtgaaaaaaatgtatccgAAATATCTCGAATCTTTCTATTTCGTGCCTCCAGTCTATTTTAACAGAGGCCGATACCAAAAACAGTGTCTGGAAGGTCACGATGTGTACGTCCCTGACCCTCCTGACCCGAGTGACGTCAGACATGACCAGGCCATGCAGCGAGTGCTCCACTGTTTACGGCGCATGGCGGAACAACATGAGGAACAGATGTTTGTCTTGACACAGTTCAAGTATGAGGACTACTTGAACAGACCCATTCGTCAATACAAAAGAAACCATTTGCCGATGCCATCATCATTGAAAGGAGTGGACAAGAGTGTCGGATGTTTCGATATTCTCATCGTGCATCGACATCAAGGGGTGTTGGTCTTGGTGGTCAAGGAAGCCGACCCACAGGATGGTGAACAAGATAAAGAGATCTCTGCAAAACTTACAGAGGGCTTAAAACAGCTGAAATTGGCAAAACGTATGGTAAAACATCTGTTACGAGATCGGCCAAAAATTCCAAAGATTCAGCAAGCAGTGATACTACCCAATTGCAATAGCGAGTCATTATCACAAGTCCTTGACAGATCCACAAACCTTGAAAAG GAAATTCGAGAATATCTCGAGCTGAATGACTCGGATGACCCCACTGTGCTGTTTCTGTGTGCCGAACATCTGTCAGAACCAGAGAAACCTTGGGATGTTTCTCTCGATGTTGTTAAGAGTGTAGGAAACTGGTGGAACAAACTGATGGGTGCCCCTCATACTGACGAGGCTATGACTGACGATATATATCAGAGTATGATAACCAG GTTTTGTGGGCCGGCAACTCGATCTACCCTTCAGGCTACAGATGGCTATAAGCGCCTGGTACTTCCAAAGACGTTGGCAGAGGCCGTGTCTTTAACAGGAGACTTGTACAGACGCCAGGTGTTATATCCAGACATGATTAAACTGTTACAAGAGCCGAAAATGTTTCTTGCTGGACCACGAAGTACTGGAAAAACAACAATGCTTACAATAACTGGCACGAAATGGTTGAGAAGcgggaaaaatgtttttattgtaaaagaCTCTTCTTCGAAGGgctgttcctttttttcacaTATCCATGAGTCACTAGAGAAGAAACTTGTTAAAAACTTTACGTTTGGTAGAAGCAACGGTCACGTTATTCACGCTGATTGTGACTTTAGCTCAGAAGAAGGCAGAGACAACTGCATCAAAGACATTATGAGCCAAACAACAGACACTAAACACCTCTGTGTCCTAATTGAAGCGCATCCTGAAGG aaaaaacgaaaaagagTTTTGTGAACAACTTATTGACAAAGCTGAAGACATTTGCTTGTGGATTGTCAGTCATGATACTAATGATTGCCCAGTCATGGGGAAAAGTCACAGCAAAACTTTGACCACAGCTCTAAACTGCCCACCTGCTGTAGTGAGAGAAGTGGGCCAAAAAAGCAACCTAGGATACTCAAATAAATATGAGTTTCCTCCCCCTACAGACGGTCCGCCAGTTAAACATGTCTACCACAGTTTGGAGGACCATCGCCAACAGTCAGACTGTTGTTGGACGTGCGGGAATGAGGTGGGAAGATTTCTCTCAGAAATCTTTTCAGAACAAGAATCTG TAGTCCCCCAGGAACCGAAGCATCGCGTTAAAAGGAACCTGATAACGCACACAACCATGCAAACGTCTTCTCTTCGATACAAAGATGTTCTGATTGTTTTCGAATGCAGCTTCAAGGACGACGACAACTTCTTGAATGCGTTAAGACACTCAAATATCCCAGTGCGGACTCTAGAAAACCATGAAGCATCCACTGACGACGACAAGACGGCTTATGCTATGAGTGTCACTGACATGCAGGTGTACAGGCCCAAAAGGAAAATAGTTGTGTACGTTGAAATGGATGAGCAGATTGATTATTCAGAGTACAAAGAGAGAGCCTTAGCAAGCTGTACATCGCAGCTCATTCTAGTGCATTGTAAGGAAACATAG
- the LOC112575564 gene encoding uncharacterized protein LOC112575564 isoform X1, with product MITSGGLMFFQHNVLNSRWPVLFPPLLAMVLSCLCITGASTQDGKITCTAPSVKPLQEAVLVCHFPEDLSVTKKDFTVYHYANNVSPDAIIDCWWLNNKLDCYAQPDFQYSKTVSTNLTITIRQVTTKLTGTYACQVAGYGRSLLETCEIKFDIGSSDTCSIIQSRNGSAANVTCFFNEDIAKTKKQFAVYKHSGQDKQIVANCTWEEARPRCKMEHGYLNSDDVSYYTTLRIQDEAQDKWGNYSCWHEGSLSGSQETCHLYVDENENRMTKVDKMDNTLAIVLGSLISSLLLAAGIILLLIFKKKILFFGHCIIQPNKKTDVEQNLLKKTPDDEDIKRMTEEFMQCLIDNVKETYPNLMDSCHFVPPLYFNKTRYKTHSMFGEVVYIPVIPDIKNAQEMSVVRHDMAMQHVLRCLHLMADQGQDKMFVLTQFNYSDYLNNPGTDYQQHRLPVPSGVRHKDDDVACVDFVIVHREHGVLVGVVKAVSDKMEDSDDGQQDEGGCIVTAVTEAVQQLQKANRVIRHVMSDQRHCPTVRHTLILPNLSRASLSRAVEKHTDLLETLRGCLGVTAIEDPTTQCLRLEDLSDPSTPWVVTSAVVNTLRDRLKWTCARVDEIVMNDDLYLTLIARFCGPATQSTLDIQDQPYLLPKTLSEAVSLTGDLYERCTLHPDMVDMLNEKRLFLVGPPGHEKTRMLTLAAEKWLSRGHQVYILSDSPEPRDSGMSLLWNTLKTSGDPDEAGDPSRGHLNVVQCDLSDKNEVEKTLKTLSLKESSSPCVIVQDTVVNGSHFISFCETVIDRYPDVYFWATISKNKNVPEGWRVENFLQALTCPPAVVREVSNVANSQVTPGSESKLTCLPPTDGPPVKYFNHVQTGKWTVHECKNCSKEVADFLSKHLFTRKITVSPAHDVSATNTQTTPGHKSTTLKTASILQKKDVLVLFENDKMKQFLTGLNECGIAVSTLQYVNGKYEFTGKPDSVRAMYVDQLRWYPVRKKVVVYVEHHRSPGNVSKKQLVISTCTSQLIVIGGNP from the exons ATGATAACTTCAGGCGGTTTGATGTTTTTCCAACACAATGTCCTTAACTCTCGTTGGCCAGTTTTATTCCCACCACTACTAGCCATGGTCTTGTCGTGCCTTTGTATTACTGGTGCTTCAACTCaag ATGGCAAGATTACCTGCACCGCACCATCGGTGAAACCTCTTCAAGAAGCAGTTCTTGTCTGTCACTTTCCCGAGGACCTCAGTGTGACAAAGAAAGACTTCACTGTCTACCACTATGCCAACAATGTCAGTCCAG ATGCCATCATAGACTGCTGGTGGTTAAACAATAAACTGGactgctatgctcagcctgacTTCCAGTACAGCAAGACAGTGAGCACCAACCTGACAATTACCATTAGACAAGTAACAACAAAGCTCACCGGGACATACGCGTGTCAGGTGGCCGGCTACGGAAGAAGCCTTTTGGAAACTTGCGAGATCAAGTTTGATATTG GAAGCAGTGACACCTGCAGCATCATTCAGAGCCGAAATGGTTCTGCAGCAAACGTGACCTGCTTCTTCAACGAGGACATTGCAAAAACCAAAAAGCAATTTGCGGTATATAAACACAGCGGACAAGACAAACAAA TTGTAGCGAATTGCACATGGGAAGAGGCAAGGCCGAGGTGTAAGATGGAACACGGTTACCTGAACAGTGATGATGTATCCTACTACACTACTCTCAGGATACAAGATGAAGCGCAGGATAAATGGGGCAATTACTCCTGCTGGCATGAAGGGTCTCTTTCTGGTTCACAGGAAACTTGTCATCTTTATGTCGACGAGAATg AAAACCGTATGACAAAGGTGGACAAAATGGACAACACTTTGGCAATCGTACTGGGGTCGCTGATTTCGAGTTTATTACTGGCGGCTGGGATCATCCTACTACTGATCTTTAAAAA aaagatTCTGTTCTTTGGTCATTGTATCATCcagccaaataaaaaaacagatgttGAACAAAATCTCCTGAAG AAAACTCCTGATGATGAAGACATTAAGAGGATGACCGAGGAGTTTATGCAGTGTCTGATTGATAATGTTAAAGAAACGTACCCAAACTTAATGGATTCTTGTCATTTCGTACCACCTCTCTACTTTAACAAAACTCGATACAAAACTCATTCTATGTTTGGGGAAGTTGTTTACATCCCTGTAATTCCTGACATTAAAAATGCACAGGAAATGAGCGTTGTGAGACATGACATGGCCATGCAACATGTCCTGCGCTGTCTCCATCTCATGGCCGATCAAGGACAAGATAAGATGTTTGTACTGACACAGTTCAACTACAGCGACTACCTGAACAACCCCGGTACTGACTATCAACAACATCGTCTACCTGTGCCGTCAGGTGTCAGACACAAGGATGACGACGTGGCCTGTGTGGACTTTGTCATCGTGCACAGAGAACACGGGGTGTTGGTGGGGGTGGTGAAGGCGGTCAGTGACAAGATGGAGGACAGTGACGATGGTCAGCAAGACGAGGGAGGATGTATTGTCACAGCAGTGACTGAGGCTGTACAGCAGCTACAGAAGGCAAATCGTGTGATAAGACATGTCATGTCAGACCAGCGACACTGTCCTACAGTTCGTCACACACTGATACTACCCAACCTTTCCCGCGCCTCCCTGAGCCGTGCTGTCGAGAAACATACTGACCTGCTTGAG ACTTTACGCGGGTGTTTAGGTGTGACAGCCATAGAAGACCCCACTACCCAGTGTCTGCGTCTTGAGGACTTGTCAGACCCGTCTACACCTTGGGTCGTTACATCTGCTGTGGTCAACACGCTACGTGACCGCCTGAAGTGGACGTGTGCCAGGGTTGATGAAATTGTCATGAACGATGATCTGTATCTCACACTGATAGCCAG GTTCTGTGGCCCGGCGACACAGTCTACTCTAGACATACAAGACCAACCTTACCTGCTGCCCAAGACTCTGTCAGAAGCTGTTTCACTGACAGGAGACCTGTACGAGCGATGTACACTGCATCCAGACATGGTAGACATGCTCAACGAAAAACGATTGTTTCTGGTCGGTCCACCTGGTCACGAAAAAACACGAATGTTGACCCTTGCTGCCGAGAAGTGGCTGTCACGAGGTCACCAGGTGTATATTCTCTCAGATTCTCCAGAACCCCGTGACTCTGGGATGTCTTTGTTGTGGAACACGTTAAAAACAAGTGGCGACCCGGATGAGGCTGGTGACCCTTCCCGAGGTCACCTTAATGTGGTGCAGTGCGATCTGAGCGACAAGAACGAAGTTGAAAAAACGCTGAAAACACTAAGCCTGAAGGAGAGCAGCAGTCCTTGTGTAATAGTCCAAGACACTGTTGTCAACGG AAGCCATTTCATATCGTTCTGTGAGACTGTGATAGACCGATATCCTGATGTTTATTTCTGGGCCACAATCAGCAAAAACAAGAATGTACCAGAAGGATGGAGAGTAGAGAACTTCCTTCAGGCCCTCACCTGTCCCCCTGCAGTGGTCAGAGAAGTCTCCAATGTAGCAAACAGTCAAGTAACACCTGGTAGTGAAAGCAAACTTACCTGTTTACCTCCAACAGACGGACCGccagtgaaatattttaacCACGTTCAGACTGGGAAATGGACAGTTCATGAGTGTAAGAATTGTTCAAAGGAAGTGGCTGACTTTCTGAGCAAACACCTTTTTAcaagaaaga ttacCGTCTCACCTGCACATGACGTCAGCgctacaaacacacagacaacaccTGGTCACAAGTCAACGACTTTGAAGACAGCGTCGATCCTTcagaagaaagatgttttggttttgtttgaaaacgacaaaatgaaacagtttttgaCAGGACTGAATGAGTGTGGTATTGCAGTGAGCACTTTACAGTATGTGAACGGTAAGTATGAGTTTACAGGAAAACCTGATTCTGTCCGCGCCATGTACGTGGACCAACTACGATGGTACCCGGTGAGAAAGAAAGTCGTGGTGTACGTGGAACATCACCGAAGTCCTGGAAATGTTAGCAAAAAACAGCTGGTGATCAGCACCTGTACATCACAGTTGATTGTCATTGGAGGGAATCCTTGA
- the LOC112575564 gene encoding uncharacterized protein LOC112575564 isoform X2, with protein sequence MITSGGLMFFQHNVLNSRWPVLFPPLLAMVLSCLCITGASTQDGKITCTAPSVKPLQEAVLVCHFPEDLSVTKKDFTVYHYANNVSPDAIIDCWWLNNKLDCYAQPDFQYSKTVSTNLTITIRQVTTKLTGTYACQVAGYGRSLLETCEIKFDIGSSDTCSIIQSRNGSAANVTCFFNEDIAKTKKQFAVYKHSGQDKQIVANCTWEEARPRCKMEHGYLNSDDVSYYTTLRIQDEAQDKWGNYSCWHEGSLSGSQETCHLYVDENENRMTKVDKMDNTLAIVLGSLISSLLLAAGIILLLIFKKKILFFGHCIIQPNKKTDVEQNLLKKTPDDEDIKRMTEEFMQCLIDNVKETYPNLMDSCHFVPPLYFNKTRYKTHSMFGEVVYIPVIPDIKNAQEMSVVRHDMAMQHVLRCLHLMADQGQDKMFVLTQFNYSDYLNNPGTDYQQHRLPVPSGVRHKDDDVACVDFVIVHREHGVLVGVVKAVSDKMEDSDDGQQDEGGCIVTAVTEAVQQLQKANRVIRHVMSDQRHCPTVRHTLILPNLSRASLSRAVEKHTDLLETLRGCLGVTAIEDPTTQCLRLEDLSDPSTPWVVTSAVVNTLRDRLKWTCARVDEIVMNDDLYLTLIARFCGPATQSTLDIQDQPYLLPKTLSEAVSLTGDLYERCTLHPDMVDMLNEKRLFLVGPPGHEKTRMLTLAAEKWLSRGHQVYILSDSPEPRDSGMSLLWNTLKTSGDPDEAGDPSRGHLNVVQCDLSDKNEVEKTLKTLSLKESSSPCVIVQDTVVNGSHFISFCETVIDRYPDVYFWATISKNKNVPEGWRVENFLQALTCPPAVVREVSNVANSQVTPGSESKLTCLPPTDGPPVKYFNHVQTGKWTVHEFTVSPAHDVSATNTQTTPGHKSTTLKTASILQKKDVLVLFENDKMKQFLTGLNECGIAVSTLQYVNGKYEFTGKPDSVRAMYVDQLRWYPVRKKVVVYVEHHRSPGNVSKKQLVISTCTSQLIVIGGNP encoded by the exons ATGATAACTTCAGGCGGTTTGATGTTTTTCCAACACAATGTCCTTAACTCTCGTTGGCCAGTTTTATTCCCACCACTACTAGCCATGGTCTTGTCGTGCCTTTGTATTACTGGTGCTTCAACTCaag ATGGCAAGATTACCTGCACCGCACCATCGGTGAAACCTCTTCAAGAAGCAGTTCTTGTCTGTCACTTTCCCGAGGACCTCAGTGTGACAAAGAAAGACTTCACTGTCTACCACTATGCCAACAATGTCAGTCCAG ATGCCATCATAGACTGCTGGTGGTTAAACAATAAACTGGactgctatgctcagcctgacTTCCAGTACAGCAAGACAGTGAGCACCAACCTGACAATTACCATTAGACAAGTAACAACAAAGCTCACCGGGACATACGCGTGTCAGGTGGCCGGCTACGGAAGAAGCCTTTTGGAAACTTGCGAGATCAAGTTTGATATTG GAAGCAGTGACACCTGCAGCATCATTCAGAGCCGAAATGGTTCTGCAGCAAACGTGACCTGCTTCTTCAACGAGGACATTGCAAAAACCAAAAAGCAATTTGCGGTATATAAACACAGCGGACAAGACAAACAAA TTGTAGCGAATTGCACATGGGAAGAGGCAAGGCCGAGGTGTAAGATGGAACACGGTTACCTGAACAGTGATGATGTATCCTACTACACTACTCTCAGGATACAAGATGAAGCGCAGGATAAATGGGGCAATTACTCCTGCTGGCATGAAGGGTCTCTTTCTGGTTCACAGGAAACTTGTCATCTTTATGTCGACGAGAATg AAAACCGTATGACAAAGGTGGACAAAATGGACAACACTTTGGCAATCGTACTGGGGTCGCTGATTTCGAGTTTATTACTGGCGGCTGGGATCATCCTACTACTGATCTTTAAAAA aaagatTCTGTTCTTTGGTCATTGTATCATCcagccaaataaaaaaacagatgttGAACAAAATCTCCTGAAG AAAACTCCTGATGATGAAGACATTAAGAGGATGACCGAGGAGTTTATGCAGTGTCTGATTGATAATGTTAAAGAAACGTACCCAAACTTAATGGATTCTTGTCATTTCGTACCACCTCTCTACTTTAACAAAACTCGATACAAAACTCATTCTATGTTTGGGGAAGTTGTTTACATCCCTGTAATTCCTGACATTAAAAATGCACAGGAAATGAGCGTTGTGAGACATGACATGGCCATGCAACATGTCCTGCGCTGTCTCCATCTCATGGCCGATCAAGGACAAGATAAGATGTTTGTACTGACACAGTTCAACTACAGCGACTACCTGAACAACCCCGGTACTGACTATCAACAACATCGTCTACCTGTGCCGTCAGGTGTCAGACACAAGGATGACGACGTGGCCTGTGTGGACTTTGTCATCGTGCACAGAGAACACGGGGTGTTGGTGGGGGTGGTGAAGGCGGTCAGTGACAAGATGGAGGACAGTGACGATGGTCAGCAAGACGAGGGAGGATGTATTGTCACAGCAGTGACTGAGGCTGTACAGCAGCTACAGAAGGCAAATCGTGTGATAAGACATGTCATGTCAGACCAGCGACACTGTCCTACAGTTCGTCACACACTGATACTACCCAACCTTTCCCGCGCCTCCCTGAGCCGTGCTGTCGAGAAACATACTGACCTGCTTGAG ACTTTACGCGGGTGTTTAGGTGTGACAGCCATAGAAGACCCCACTACCCAGTGTCTGCGTCTTGAGGACTTGTCAGACCCGTCTACACCTTGGGTCGTTACATCTGCTGTGGTCAACACGCTACGTGACCGCCTGAAGTGGACGTGTGCCAGGGTTGATGAAATTGTCATGAACGATGATCTGTATCTCACACTGATAGCCAG GTTCTGTGGCCCGGCGACACAGTCTACTCTAGACATACAAGACCAACCTTACCTGCTGCCCAAGACTCTGTCAGAAGCTGTTTCACTGACAGGAGACCTGTACGAGCGATGTACACTGCATCCAGACATGGTAGACATGCTCAACGAAAAACGATTGTTTCTGGTCGGTCCACCTGGTCACGAAAAAACACGAATGTTGACCCTTGCTGCCGAGAAGTGGCTGTCACGAGGTCACCAGGTGTATATTCTCTCAGATTCTCCAGAACCCCGTGACTCTGGGATGTCTTTGTTGTGGAACACGTTAAAAACAAGTGGCGACCCGGATGAGGCTGGTGACCCTTCCCGAGGTCACCTTAATGTGGTGCAGTGCGATCTGAGCGACAAGAACGAAGTTGAAAAAACGCTGAAAACACTAAGCCTGAAGGAGAGCAGCAGTCCTTGTGTAATAGTCCAAGACACTGTTGTCAACGG AAGCCATTTCATATCGTTCTGTGAGACTGTGATAGACCGATATCCTGATGTTTATTTCTGGGCCACAATCAGCAAAAACAAGAATGTACCAGAAGGATGGAGAGTAGAGAACTTCCTTCAGGCCCTCACCTGTCCCCCTGCAGTGGTCAGAGAAGTCTCCAATGTAGCAAACAGTCAAGTAACACCTGGTAGTGAAAGCAAACTTACCTGTTTACCTCCAACAGACGGACCGccagtgaaatattttaacCACGTTCAGACTGGGAAATGGACAGTTCATGAGT ttacCGTCTCACCTGCACATGACGTCAGCgctacaaacacacagacaacaccTGGTCACAAGTCAACGACTTTGAAGACAGCGTCGATCCTTcagaagaaagatgttttggttttgtttgaaaacgacaaaatgaaacagtttttgaCAGGACTGAATGAGTGTGGTATTGCAGTGAGCACTTTACAGTATGTGAACGGTAAGTATGAGTTTACAGGAAAACCTGATTCTGTCCGCGCCATGTACGTGGACCAACTACGATGGTACCCGGTGAGAAAGAAAGTCGTGGTGTACGTGGAACATCACCGAAGTCCTGGAAATGTTAGCAAAAAACAGCTGGTGATCAGCACCTGTACATCACAGTTGATTGTCATTGGAGGGAATCCTTGA